The Methanocella arvoryzae MRE50 genome includes a region encoding these proteins:
- the dapA gene encoding 4-hydroxy-tetrahydrodipicolinate synthase: MYHPRGVYGAMPTPFKRNGDLDGGLLSELVTHFEESGINGLLVMGTAGEFALMNEAERRAVVDIVVGAAKKIELIINAGSASTRETIQLAKYVRDAGADAVVAVEPYFFHPSQEGIARHYLSIAEAVDFPVIAYNIPSFAGNRMSPDILDEFARDDRIVGLKDSEGDAAKLSEFILRSPKNFSVLVGMDSLVSSGIALGAKGMAIGSACIAPHICAEMYRALTNKKYDRAFELQKSLDHAIRAMQVGTFPAAIKYALTLQGFPAGHVRAPLQELTDAERIVVEDHLRNAGIGEELFA; encoded by the coding sequence ATGTATCATCCCAGGGGAGTCTATGGGGCCATGCCTACGCCATTCAAGCGTAACGGAGACCTGGATGGCGGCCTGCTGAGCGAGCTGGTCACCCATTTCGAGGAGTCGGGAATCAACGGCCTGCTGGTCATGGGTACGGCGGGAGAGTTCGCCCTCATGAACGAGGCGGAGCGCAGGGCGGTCGTCGATATAGTAGTCGGCGCGGCGAAAAAGATTGAGCTTATCATCAACGCCGGCTCGGCGTCTACGAGGGAGACGATCCAGCTGGCAAAGTATGTCAGGGACGCGGGGGCCGATGCGGTTGTCGCAGTAGAGCCGTACTTTTTCCACCCGTCCCAGGAAGGTATCGCCCGGCATTATCTTTCCATCGCAGAAGCCGTCGACTTTCCCGTCATCGCCTATAATATACCTTCTTTTGCGGGTAACAGGATGTCGCCGGACATTCTCGATGAGTTCGCCCGGGACGACAGGATCGTGGGGCTCAAGGATAGCGAGGGGGATGCAGCGAAGCTCTCCGAGTTTATCCTGAGATCGCCTAAGAACTTCTCAGTGCTGGTGGGCATGGACAGCCTGGTCAGCTCAGGCATTGCGCTAGGGGCTAAAGGTATGGCTATAGGCAGCGCATGCATAGCTCCCCACATCTGTGCCGAGATGTACCGGGCGCTGACTAACAAGAAGTACGACAGGGCGTTCGAGCTGCAGAAGTCGCTGGATCACGCGATCCGGGCGATGCAGGTCGGCACCTTCCCGGCTGCGATTAAGTATGCGCTGACGCTACAGGGATTCCCCGCAGGCCATGTCAGGGCTCCACTGCAGGAGCTGACGGATGCCGAGCGGATAGTCGTGGAGGATCACCTGAGGAATGCCGGCATTGGCGAGGAGCTGTTCGCATGA
- a CDS encoding NUDIX domain-containing protein, with product MVVSYVYVIAFSGEQFLMVRHARRAWEMPGGKLEPGEAPELGAAREFREETGYEVHDLRVLEHEEDGLVYLGDLGPKTETVPNAKEIAEVRLFDELPADLSFPLVEYQRMLAAARKMRLSS from the coding sequence ATGGTAGTTAGCTATGTCTATGTCATCGCGTTCTCGGGCGAACAGTTTCTGATGGTCCGGCACGCCCGCCGTGCCTGGGAAATGCCCGGCGGCAAGCTGGAGCCGGGGGAAGCACCAGAGCTGGGAGCCGCCAGGGAGTTCCGGGAAGAGACCGGGTACGAGGTGCACGACCTCAGAGTCCTCGAGCACGAGGAAGACGGGCTGGTCTACCTCGGCGACCTCGGGCCCAAAACCGAGACCGTCCCCAACGCGAAAGAGATCGCCGAAGTACGCCTTTTCGACGAGCTGCCTGCAGATCTGTCATTCCCCCTCGTCGAATACCAGCGCATGCTGGCCGCTGCGCGGAAAATGAGATTGTCTTCCTGA
- a CDS encoding MoaD/ThiS family protein, with protein MRLQEQLSPEVVRVIIVGYSSDVLDRKSLEFQFRPGMTMRDLFAELSQFGRQGFEKAIYDPRTGRMNEYLAVFVNSREIRSLDGLDTRLTGGDTVTIMPPMAGGSAIG; from the coding sequence TTGAGACTGCAAGAGCAGCTTAGCCCGGAGGTTGTCCGGGTCATAATCGTAGGTTACTCATCAGACGTGCTCGATCGCAAGTCCCTGGAGTTCCAGTTTCGCCCGGGCATGACGATGAGGGACCTGTTCGCAGAGCTGTCACAGTTCGGCAGGCAGGGGTTTGAGAAGGCGATCTACGACCCCAGGACCGGCCGGATGAACGAGTATCTGGCAGTCTTTGTCAACAGCCGGGAAATACGCTCGCTGGACGGGCTGGATACCCGGCTTACCGGAGGTGACACGGTCACGATTATGCCCCCTATGGCAGGAGGCTCGGCCATCGGTTAA
- a CDS encoding TfuA-related McrA-glycine thioamidation protein has protein sequence MIVIYTGPTLPVEKARAVLDGANYRPPIVRGDLSKLPRKTKIVGIIDGVFYSDSAVAHKEIIEVMKKGVTVVGSSSMGALRAAELADFGMIGVGRIFECYRSGRITNDDEVAVTFNPVTGEQMSEPMVNVRYQLKAAEHAGIIDPEERRAIVEMTGRIFYPQRTYENILAKSIEAGAISRAKGDRLLEFVHESPLNLKAEDAVLLLEKIRSLSCL, from the coding sequence ATGATCGTTATATATACGGGCCCTACCCTGCCCGTGGAAAAAGCCCGGGCGGTCCTGGATGGGGCGAACTACCGTCCACCCATTGTCCGGGGTGACCTGAGTAAGCTGCCACGGAAGACGAAGATAGTCGGCATCATCGATGGCGTATTTTACAGCGATTCCGCCGTCGCCCACAAAGAGATCATCGAGGTCATGAAGAAGGGCGTCACAGTCGTGGGAAGCTCGAGCATGGGTGCCTTGCGGGCGGCGGAGCTTGCGGACTTCGGGATGATCGGCGTCGGCAGAATTTTCGAGTGCTACAGGTCGGGGCGGATCACCAACGACGACGAAGTCGCCGTCACCTTCAACCCCGTGACGGGGGAACAGATGTCCGAGCCCATGGTCAACGTCCGGTACCAGCTCAAGGCCGCCGAACATGCCGGCATTATTGATCCAGAAGAGCGCCGGGCAATCGTAGAGATGACCGGCCGGATCTTTTATCCGCAGCGGACTTACGAAAATATCCTGGCTAAGTCGATCGAGGCGGGAGCCATCTCCCGGGCAAAAGGAGATCGGCTGCTCGAGTTCGTGCACGAAAGCCCGCTGAACCTGAAAGCGGAAGACGCCGTCTTATTACTGGAAAAGATAAGGTCGCTCTCCTGTCTCTAA
- a CDS encoding glycosyltransferase family 4 protein, giving the protein MKISVMHWAFPPVVGGVESHLVYLYEELARRGHEISLLTAPHPERDDSSYDWIRITSDEYMSLEYLQKKAPVSGRYEKVYDMMERFILKENPEVIHAHNFHYFIPDHAECLDELAKKYGIPIVLTIHNYWEDDLCKHLMRDIKWDKIVAVSYFMKSPCIFHSMLPQDKVEVHYHGVDLNKYCVPTDKDAAKARFGLAGRKVIFHPARACKSKGTLHSIEAVSRLIEKYPDICLIVSGNGDSVDFENERPAFRTCINSMISDLKVGDNMLFVAASGEEMPLYMQAADVILYPTITPQGEAFGIAPVEGMACGKPVIVTRSGGLVESTQHSINGIVLDVSESLSEELARHIDHLLSNPDHAEYLGNNGRELALERFDSKKMALKMEDLYNRLVNASIVEKVDRMDTVIKPGAGNKGLGTDFAGQSRI; this is encoded by the coding sequence ATGAAAATTAGCGTTATGCACTGGGCATTCCCCCCTGTAGTAGGGGGTGTCGAGTCCCATCTTGTTTACCTTTATGAGGAACTGGCGAGGCGAGGGCACGAGATATCGCTACTGACCGCACCCCATCCCGAGAGAGACGATTCATCCTACGACTGGATCAGAATCACGTCAGATGAGTACATGAGCCTGGAATACCTCCAGAAGAAAGCCCCGGTCTCCGGCCGGTACGAGAAAGTGTACGATATGATGGAGCGGTTTATCCTCAAGGAAAACCCCGAGGTCATCCACGCTCACAATTTCCACTACTTCATACCTGATCACGCCGAATGCCTCGACGAGCTGGCGAAGAAGTACGGCATACCGATAGTGCTGACCATCCACAATTACTGGGAAGATGACCTCTGCAAGCATTTGATGCGGGATATTAAGTGGGATAAGATCGTGGCAGTCAGCTACTTTATGAAGAGCCCGTGTATTTTCCACTCGATGCTGCCTCAGGACAAAGTCGAGGTCCACTACCATGGTGTCGACCTTAACAAGTACTGCGTACCTACAGACAAGGATGCAGCTAAAGCCAGGTTCGGACTTGCCGGGCGGAAGGTGATTTTCCACCCTGCCAGAGCCTGCAAATCAAAGGGAACGCTGCACAGCATCGAAGCCGTGTCCCGACTGATAGAGAAGTACCCGGACATATGCCTAATTGTCAGCGGTAACGGTGACTCGGTGGACTTCGAGAACGAGAGGCCCGCCTTCCGGACCTGTATCAATTCTATGATCAGCGACCTGAAGGTAGGCGATAACATGCTTTTCGTGGCGGCCAGCGGCGAAGAGATGCCACTGTACATGCAGGCTGCCGACGTCATCCTCTACCCGACGATCACACCCCAGGGCGAGGCGTTCGGCATTGCGCCAGTAGAGGGCATGGCCTGTGGCAAGCCAGTCATAGTTACCCGAAGCGGCGGCCTGGTCGAGAGCACGCAGCACAGCATCAATGGCATCGTGCTAGACGTCAGCGAATCACTCAGTGAGGAACTGGCCCGGCATATCGACCACCTCCTCAGTAACCCTGACCATGCTGAATACCTCGGTAATAACGGCAGAGAACTTGCGCTGGAGAGGTTTGACTCTAAAAAGATGGCCTTGAAGATGGAAGACCTGTACAACCGGCTGGTCAACGCCAGCATCGTAGAGAAGGTCGACCGTATGGACACGGTGATTAAGCCGGGCGCAGGCAACAAGGGCCTCGGCACGGATTTCGCTGGCCAGTCCAGGATTTAG
- a CDS encoding YcaO-related McrA-glycine thioamidation protein — protein sequence MKITLKATPKGYTKDTHRVVPPEETLNRVEKLLPDIGVTRVAEISGLDRIGIPVYSAIRPGSEKGAISVYAGKGATPVEAKVSVIMESIERYSSEMHKQDKKKVLVGTYEEVSEKHAAVDPQSLILPGRLLPGTKLEWFDGYDLIGKKDVKLPCNAVFHPYTSAAVRLFRSNTNGLASGNTMEEAIFHALMEVVERDALSLAEATRNTGQAISIDEDDGIAYDLYAKFGKANIDVKLWYLPTDTGIPTVLAAADDKELLDPALLVMGVGTHLDARIATLRALTEVAQSRATQIHGGREDTDRERITRSIGYERMKRLNKHWYAEAAETVSLKSLPDLSTTSHKGDIEKSIRQLKGIAQGVIVTDLTRSIGVPVVRVTVPGLEMFAIDKERIGDRCKKASVARAAAAAPAVRKVRP from the coding sequence ATGAAGATTACGCTGAAAGCGACGCCAAAAGGATACACGAAGGACACCCACCGGGTCGTTCCTCCGGAAGAGACTTTAAACCGGGTCGAGAAGCTCTTGCCTGACATCGGGGTTACTCGTGTGGCAGAGATCTCGGGCCTGGACCGGATTGGCATACCTGTGTACTCCGCCATCCGGCCTGGCTCGGAGAAGGGTGCTATCTCAGTCTATGCCGGTAAGGGCGCCACTCCCGTCGAGGCGAAGGTCTCGGTGATCATGGAGTCCATCGAGCGGTACTCGTCCGAGATGCATAAGCAGGACAAGAAAAAGGTGCTGGTGGGCACCTACGAGGAAGTCTCTGAGAAGCACGCCGCGGTGGACCCGCAGAGCCTGATCCTGCCCGGCCGGCTGCTGCCCGGGACTAAGCTGGAATGGTTCGATGGCTACGATTTGATTGGCAAGAAGGATGTGAAGCTGCCCTGTAACGCTGTCTTCCACCCTTATACCTCTGCCGCAGTCCGCCTGTTCAGGAGCAATACTAACGGCCTGGCATCGGGCAATACCATGGAGGAGGCGATCTTCCACGCGCTCATGGAAGTCGTTGAGCGGGACGCCCTGTCGCTGGCGGAAGCAACCCGGAACACTGGCCAGGCGATCTCTATCGATGAGGACGACGGTATTGCTTACGATCTCTACGCTAAATTCGGCAAGGCCAACATCGACGTGAAGCTCTGGTACCTGCCCACCGATACGGGCATTCCCACTGTGCTGGCGGCTGCCGACGACAAAGAGCTACTGGATCCCGCGCTGCTGGTCATGGGCGTTGGCACTCATCTCGATGCGCGGATCGCCACATTACGGGCGCTGACTGAAGTCGCACAGAGCCGGGCCACCCAGATTCACGGCGGCAGGGAAGATACGGACCGGGAAAGAATCACCCGGTCCATCGGCTACGAGCGCATGAAGCGCCTGAACAAGCACTGGTATGCCGAAGCAGCGGAAACAGTATCGCTTAAAAGCCTGCCCGACCTCTCGACCACCTCTCACAAAGGCGACATAGAGAAGTCTATCAGGCAGCTGAAGGGCATCGCTCAGGGCGTGATCGTCACCGACCTCACCCGGTCCATAGGAGTGCCTGTGGTCAGAGTCACAGTTCCCGGCCTCGAGATGTTCGCCATCGACAAGGAACGCATCGGAGACCGGTGCAAGAAAGCCTCTGTAGCGCGGGCTGCAGCGGCTGCGCCGGCCGTGAGAAAGGTCAGGCCATGA
- a CDS encoding DUF2098 domain-containing protein gives MEASETITATDLYGKPIKIGTMVRYITTRTLGKVIDLKKEEDRTFAQIDTSKLYYDTHYLTVTDEQGAAEEDEDTVKIDLAEVERKIKDMEEALKIKDVYTDNSCEGGG, from the coding sequence ATGGAGGCAAGCGAAACGATCACGGCGACGGACCTGTACGGCAAGCCCATCAAGATCGGCACAATGGTCCGCTACATCACCACGAGGACGCTGGGCAAGGTTATCGACCTGAAGAAGGAGGAAGACAGGACCTTTGCGCAGATCGACACCTCGAAGCTCTATTATGATACGCATTACCTGACCGTGACAGACGAGCAGGGAGCGGCCGAGGAAGACGAGGATACAGTTAAGATAGACCTCGCCGAAGTGGAGAGAAAGATCAAGGACATGGAAGAGGCCCTGAAGATCAAGGATGTTTACACTGACAACAGCTGCGAAGGCGGGGGCTAA
- a CDS encoding DUF1894 domain-containing protein codes for MACLNDYNYEILLSHCTLRQGEEFIRSKYWETYYFEPGFQVLGLRTLGEGAIPVAIEDNTDDTIIFTYTKPCMGTFVLRIPGVPDEVKRVRTGYTKSLTLDRWTGSSGKTARAEAITCPLDVSLRNFNYDILSHFKTFRECEKFIRSKYWETYYFPPEFRVLGLRPLGKDYIPVAIDDKDENNLIFPFHDSTMGPLVIRINGVPSEVKRVRENYSKDLTLKKWKETS; via the coding sequence ATGGCCTGTCTCAACGATTACAACTACGAAATCCTGCTTTCCCACTGCACCCTCCGCCAGGGCGAGGAGTTCATCCGGTCGAAATACTGGGAAACCTACTACTTCGAGCCGGGCTTTCAGGTGCTCGGCCTTCGTACCCTTGGAGAGGGCGCGATCCCGGTAGCCATCGAGGATAACACGGACGATACCATCATCTTCACGTATACCAAGCCGTGCATGGGCACCTTCGTCCTCCGCATTCCGGGAGTTCCAGATGAGGTGAAGAGAGTCCGGACCGGCTATACCAAATCGCTCACCCTGGACCGATGGACAGGCTCGTCCGGCAAGACTGCCCGGGCAGAAGCTATTACATGTCCTCTAGACGTCTCTCTCAGGAACTTCAACTACGACATCCTGTCCCACTTCAAGACCTTCCGGGAGTGCGAAAAGTTCATCCGGTCGAAATACTGGGAAACCTACTACTTCCCCCCGGAATTCCGGGTGCTTGGCCTGCGGCCGCTGGGTAAAGATTATATACCAGTGGCTATTGACGACAAGGATGAAAATAACCTCATCTTCCCCTTCCACGACTCTACGATGGGACCGCTGGTCATCAGGATCAACGGTGTGCCCTCGGAAGTAAAGCGGGTCCGGGAGAACTACTCGAAGGACCTGACGCTGAAGAAGTGGAAAGAGACTTCATAA
- a CDS encoding DUF2551 domain-containing protein, translating into MDFIVNEITKRLDEYLKSDVSGIRRTVLHAFVKLKKLTADTLHRILIERNFAITLKQVTAMLGVIHSKLGILHAHKNSYDAKYEYSLKEKYAGIVEWTLANTKVPF; encoded by the coding sequence ATGGATTTTATCGTTAATGAGATCACTAAGCGTCTGGATGAGTATCTCAAGTCAGATGTGAGCGGCATTCGCAGGACCGTGTTGCACGCATTCGTCAAGCTCAAGAAGCTGACTGCTGACACGCTCCACCGGATCCTGATCGAGCGCAACTTCGCGATCACGCTGAAGCAGGTTACCGCAATGCTTGGCGTCATTCACTCCAAGCTGGGCATTCTCCACGCCCACAAGAACTCGTATGATGCAAAGTACGAGTACAGCCTGAAGGAGAAGTACGCGGGCATCGTCGAGTGGACGCTGGCTAACACCAAAGTCCCCTTCTAA
- a CDS encoding amylo-alpha-1,6-glucosidase — MNDTIVINEGTTFMVTDNVGNVPRGTPLGLFRSDTRYLNKYILKVNDRDLVPLSFTRRGYIANISLTNPELKGTDGNVVPEGTLHILRTMFISTNFYEKLFVKNTNSFPVKLSLELSYDTDFRDIFEVKGINPMRRGLRALIEGDEGKNIILRYEGLDNVIRRTEFYFKPAPEIYWDTAIFNVDVEPYETREIDIEVVMTLGGVPVMRQEYGVAKKEIEESYGQWQKQLTQISTDSDVMNSVIETCILDLRSLIINTKKGLLVPAAGIPWYDTIFGRDSIITSLQTLMLNPTLAQSTLQFLTIYQGNKVDTWTDEQPGKILHEIREGELANLHHIPHTPYYGTIDATLLYLILLSESNRWMGDQTLVSDLRGGAEQAALWIDNYGDLDKDGYVEYIRMSEKLGLVNQGWKDSHDSIVFSDGRLADAPIALSEVQGYTYDARLRFAELYPDSDLARLMKSKASELKAKFNDQFWMADKGFFAEAMDKDKRLVDSITTNPGHCLWSGLIEGNKAEAMAKRFMQEDMYSGWGLRTLASSEKAYDPQSYHDGSIWPHDNSLVAWGLKNYGFADEANMIITSLIEASKHFDYRLPELFCGYKREEGKAPIIYHSTCSPQAWASGSIILFIQTMLGLYPDAPNGVLYVKPTLPHWLKYVTVKNLRMGKESLNLEFRRVNDRTTFDVIGSSGKIKVEGL; from the coding sequence ATGAACGATACGATCGTCATCAACGAAGGCACGACCTTTATGGTCACCGATAACGTGGGTAATGTGCCGAGAGGCACCCCGCTAGGCCTGTTCCGCTCTGACACCAGGTACCTGAACAAGTATATCCTGAAAGTCAACGACAGGGACCTGGTGCCGCTGAGCTTCACCCGCCGGGGGTATATCGCCAACATATCGTTGACCAACCCGGAGCTGAAGGGCACGGACGGGAACGTCGTGCCGGAGGGCACACTCCACATTCTCCGGACCATGTTCATAAGCACGAACTTCTACGAGAAGCTGTTCGTGAAAAATACCAACAGCTTCCCTGTGAAGCTTAGCCTTGAGCTATCGTACGACACGGACTTCAGAGACATCTTCGAAGTCAAAGGCATAAACCCCATGCGACGGGGTCTCCGGGCGCTAATCGAGGGCGATGAGGGAAAGAACATCATCCTGCGCTACGAGGGCCTGGACAACGTCATCCGTCGCACTGAATTCTACTTTAAGCCTGCTCCTGAGATCTACTGGGACACCGCCATCTTCAACGTCGACGTCGAACCCTACGAGACGAGGGAGATCGACATCGAAGTGGTCATGACGCTGGGCGGCGTTCCGGTGATGAGGCAGGAATACGGCGTGGCCAAGAAAGAGATCGAGGAATCGTACGGCCAGTGGCAAAAGCAGCTGACCCAGATCTCCACCGACAGCGACGTGATGAACAGCGTCATCGAGACGTGCATCCTGGACCTGCGATCGCTGATCATCAACACCAAGAAAGGCCTGCTCGTGCCGGCCGCCGGCATACCATGGTACGACACCATCTTCGGCAGGGACAGCATCATCACGAGCCTGCAGACGCTGATGCTCAACCCGACGCTCGCCCAGTCCACGCTCCAGTTCCTGACGATCTACCAGGGGAACAAGGTCGATACGTGGACGGACGAGCAGCCCGGGAAGATACTGCACGAGATCCGGGAAGGGGAGCTGGCCAACCTGCACCACATCCCGCATACGCCTTACTATGGTACCATCGACGCGACGCTGCTATACCTGATCCTGCTCTCGGAATCCAACCGCTGGATGGGGGACCAGACGCTGGTATCCGATCTCAGGGGCGGGGCAGAGCAGGCTGCGCTCTGGATCGATAACTATGGAGACCTGGACAAGGACGGCTACGTCGAGTACATAAGGATGTCTGAAAAGCTGGGCCTGGTCAACCAGGGCTGGAAGGACTCCCACGACTCCATCGTATTCAGCGACGGCCGGCTGGCAGATGCGCCTATCGCCCTCTCGGAGGTGCAGGGGTACACGTATGACGCCCGGCTCAGGTTTGCCGAACTGTACCCGGACAGCGACCTGGCAAGGCTGATGAAAAGCAAGGCTTCCGAGCTCAAGGCGAAGTTCAACGACCAGTTCTGGATGGCCGACAAAGGCTTCTTCGCCGAGGCGATGGACAAGGATAAGAGGCTTGTCGACTCGATCACCACCAACCCGGGCCACTGCCTGTGGTCAGGGCTCATAGAGGGGAATAAGGCAGAAGCCATGGCAAAGCGGTTCATGCAGGAGGACATGTACTCCGGGTGGGGCTTACGCACTCTGGCCTCCAGCGAAAAAGCCTACGATCCCCAGAGCTATCATGACGGATCCATCTGGCCGCACGACAATTCTCTGGTCGCCTGGGGCCTCAAGAACTACGGTTTTGCCGACGAGGCGAACATGATCATCACCAGCCTGATAGAGGCCAGCAAGCACTTCGACTACAGGTTGCCAGAGCTCTTCTGCGGCTACAAGCGAGAGGAGGGCAAGGCTCCGATCATTTACCACTCCACATGCAGCCCGCAGGCCTGGGCTTCAGGCAGCATCATCCTCTTCATTCAGACCATGCTCGGGCTATACCCGGACGCTCCCAACGGGGTATTATACGTGAAACCTACGCTCCCCCACTGGCTCAAGTACGTCACCGTGAAAAACCTGCGCATGGGTAAAGAAAGCCTGAACCTGGAGTTCAGGAGAGTCAACGACAGGACCACCTTCGACGTGATCGGAAGCTCCGGGAAGATCAAGGTCGAAGGCTTATAG
- a CDS encoding aldehyde ferredoxin oxidoreductase family protein → MKGLWGKLLRVNLTDHTYAVEDVAEDVARATLGGKALAAHYAIREIKRNTDPLSPENILYLFTGVLTGTPAPTGNRFVAATKSPLTGSFTDSYGGGFWGPELRFAGYDGIILEGKSKAPVRMHITDDKVEFLDAAELWGMDTWETTERIKELQGKTPRPIKVLSIGQAGERMALLAAIIADARAAARGGVGAVMGSKNLKAISVLGSKRPQLAMQKEFMTLVKEQNMRLNKNPVTSDALRYRGTPNILLGVNAAGGLPTRNFQTGQFEEAEKIDGEAMRKELWNDGRNWHPCWNCTIKCTHFHVLDAPGYEGKIDDGPEYETTALLGSNCGISDIKAISLADYIIDGYGMDTISLGNTIAFLMECYEKGLIGKDMTNGLDLRFGNKEAWMAAIHAAGKGEGELGRLASNGVRRAAEEIGQGSADFAAHTKGQEMPAYDPRSGQGTALSYARGIRGADHLKPWVFNKEWLTSGERTDPFSTEDKPALIKRDDADSAILDCICVCRFVANELNLENDFLMLVNAATGFGYDLQEFLDIGERAINLARAFYSREGFGRREDVLPKRFNTEPLKDGLAKGNVAKIEEMIGRYYELCGWDDNGVPTKEKLRSLGLDFVIDILYGEGGPVETARAA, encoded by the coding sequence ATGAAAGGGCTCTGGGGTAAATTACTGCGGGTTAACCTGACAGATCATACCTACGCTGTGGAAGACGTTGCGGAAGACGTGGCCAGAGCCACCCTGGGAGGTAAAGCGCTTGCTGCACACTACGCGATCAGGGAGATCAAGAGGAATACAGATCCGCTGTCGCCTGAGAACATCCTGTACCTGTTTACGGGCGTACTGACCGGAACGCCGGCGCCGACCGGAAACCGGTTTGTCGCTGCCACTAAGTCGCCGCTGACAGGCTCGTTTACCGACTCTTACGGCGGCGGGTTCTGGGGGCCGGAGCTTCGCTTCGCCGGCTACGACGGCATCATCCTCGAAGGGAAGTCGAAGGCCCCGGTCCGCATGCATATTACAGACGACAAAGTAGAGTTCCTGGATGCTGCTGAGCTGTGGGGGATGGACACGTGGGAGACCACTGAGCGGATAAAGGAGCTGCAGGGAAAGACCCCCAGGCCGATCAAAGTGCTCAGTATCGGCCAGGCCGGAGAACGAATGGCCCTGCTGGCGGCAATCATTGCGGACGCACGCGCTGCTGCTCGAGGCGGGGTAGGCGCAGTCATGGGCTCCAAGAACCTGAAAGCGATCTCCGTCCTCGGCAGCAAGAGACCGCAGCTTGCCATGCAGAAGGAGTTCATGACCCTGGTAAAAGAGCAGAACATGCGGCTCAATAAGAACCCGGTTACCTCCGATGCCCTCAGGTACAGGGGAACGCCCAACATCCTTCTTGGCGTAAATGCCGCGGGAGGGCTGCCGACCAGGAACTTCCAGACGGGACAGTTCGAGGAAGCCGAGAAGATCGACGGCGAAGCCATGCGAAAAGAGCTGTGGAACGACGGCAGGAACTGGCATCCGTGCTGGAATTGTACCATCAAGTGTACCCACTTCCACGTGCTTGACGCTCCCGGGTATGAAGGTAAGATCGATGACGGCCCGGAGTATGAGACAACCGCCCTGCTGGGATCCAACTGCGGCATCAGCGATATCAAGGCGATATCTCTCGCAGACTACATCATCGACGGCTACGGGATGGACACGATTTCGCTGGGAAACACGATAGCGTTCCTCATGGAGTGCTATGAAAAGGGCCTCATCGGCAAGGACATGACCAACGGGCTCGACCTCCGGTTCGGCAACAAGGAGGCGTGGATGGCTGCAATACATGCTGCGGGCAAGGGGGAGGGAGAGCTGGGCAGGCTGGCGTCCAACGGCGTCAGGCGAGCCGCCGAAGAGATCGGCCAGGGCAGCGCCGACTTTGCCGCCCACACCAAAGGCCAGGAAATGCCCGCTTACGACCCGAGAAGCGGCCAGGGTACCGCTCTGTCGTACGCCCGGGGAATACGAGGCGCCGATCACCTGAAGCCGTGGGTGTTTAACAAAGAGTGGCTCACCTCGGGGGAGCGTACCGACCCGTTCAGTACGGAGGACAAGCCCGCTCTCATCAAGCGAGACGATGCTGACTCGGCGATCCTTGACTGCATCTGTGTCTGCAGATTCGTCGCTAACGAACTGAACCTGGAAAACGATTTCCTGATGCTGGTCAACGCTGCAACCGGTTTCGGCTACGACCTGCAGGAGTTCCTGGATATAGGCGAGCGTGCCATCAATCTGGCCAGGGCGTTCTACTCGAGGGAGGGCTTCGGGCGCAGGGAAGACGTGCTGCCGAAGCGGTTTAACACCGAGCCGCTGAAAGATGGCCTCGCAAAGGGCAATGTAGCGAAGATCGAGGAGATGATCGGCAGGTACTATGAGCTCTGCGGCTGGGACGATAACGGCGTGCCCACGAAAGAAAAGCTCCGCTCGCTCGGCCTCGATTTCGTGATCGACATCCTGTACGGAGAGGGAGGCCCGGTTGAGACTGCAAGAGCAGCTTAG